The proteins below come from a single Oncorhynchus keta strain PuntledgeMale-10-30-2019 unplaced genomic scaffold, Oket_V2 Un_contig_624_pilon_pilon, whole genome shotgun sequence genomic window:
- the LOC127925783 gene encoding uncharacterized protein LOC127925783 isoform X39, whose product MPKSQANSDYRQLCSIFRQVSLAKQYDYRQRCSIFRQVSLAKQDDYRQLCSIFRQVSLAKQDDYRQLCSIFRQVSLAKQDDYRQLCSIFRQVSLAKQDDYRHLCSIFRQVSLAKQDDYRHLCSIFRQVSLAKQDDYRQLCSIFRQVSLAKQDDYRQLCSILKQVSLAKQDDYRQLCSIFRQVSLAKQDDYRQLCSIFRQVSLAKQDDYRQHCSIFRQVSLAKQDDYRQLCSIFRQVSLAKQDDYRQLCSIFRQVSLAKQDDYRQLCSIFRQVSLAKQDDYRQLCSIFRQVSLAKQDDYRQLCSIFRQVSLAKQDEYRQLCSILKQVSLAKQDHYRQYSRGRT is encoded by the exons ATGCCCAAGTCCCAGGCCAATAGTGACTACAGACaactctgcagtatatttaggcaggttagcctagctaaacagtATGACTACAGACAGCgctgcagtatatttaggcaggttagcctagctaaacaggatgactacagacagctctgcagtatatttaggcaggttagcctagctaaacaggatgactacagacagctctgcagtatatttaggcag gttagcctagctaaacaggatgactacagacaactctgcagtatatttaggcaggttagcctagctaaacaggatgactacagacatctctgcagtatatttaggcaggttagcctagctaaacaggatgactacagacatctctgcagtatatttaggcaggttagcctagctaaacaggatgactacagacagctctgcagtatatttaggcag gttagcctagctaaacaggatgactacagacaactCTGCAGCATACTAAagcaggttagcctagctaaacaggatgactacagacagctctgcagtatatttaggcag gttagcctagctaaacaggatgactacagacagctctgcagtatatttaggcaggttagcctagctaaacaggatgactacagacagcactgcagtatatttaggcaggttagcctagctaaacaggatgactacagacagctctgcagtatatttaggcag gttagcctagctaaacaggatgactacagacagctctgcagtatatttaggcaggttagcctagctaaacaggatgactacagacagctctgcagtatatttaggcaggttagcctagctaaacaggatgactacagacagctctgcagtatatttaggcaggttagcctagctaaacaggatgactacagacagctctgcagtatatttaggcag gttagcctagctaaacaggatgaatacagacagctctgcagcatactaaagcaggttagcctagctaaacaggatcactacagacagtacagtagggGGAGAACATAA
- the LOC127925783 gene encoding uncharacterized protein LOC127925783 isoform X27, which yields MPKSQANSDYRQLCSIFRQVSLAKQYDYRQRCSIFRQVSLAKQDDYRQLCSIFRQVSLAKQDDYRQLCSIFRQVSLAKQDDYRQLCSIFRQVSLAKQDDYRHLCSIFRQVSLAKQDDYRHLCSIFRQVSLAKQDDYRQLCSIFRQVSLAKQDDYRQLCSILKQVSLAKQDDYRQLCSIFRQVSLAKQDDYRQLCSIFRQVSLAKQDDYRQHCSIFRQVSLAKQDDYRQLCSIFRQVSLAKQDDYRQLCSIFRQVSLAKQDDYRQLCSIFRQVSLAKQDDYRQLCSIFRQVSLAKQDDYRQLCSIFRQVSLAKQDDYRQLCSIFRQVSLAKQDDYRQLCSIFRQVSLAKQDEYRQLCSILKQVSLAKQDEYRQLCSILKQVSLAKQDHYRQYSRGRT from the exons ATGCCCAAGTCCCAGGCCAATAGTGACTACAGACaactctgcagtatatttaggcaggttagcctagctaaacagtATGACTACAGACAGCgctgcagtatatttaggcaggttagcctagctaaacaggatgactacagacagctctgcagtatatttaggcaggttagcctagctaaacaggatgactacagacagctctgcagtatatttaggcag gttagcctagctaaacaggatgactacagacaactctgcagtatatttaggcaggttagcctagctaaacaggatgactacagacatctctgcagtatatttaggcaggttagcctagctaaacaggatgactacagacatctctgcagtatatttaggcaggttagcctagctaaacaggatgactacagacagctctgcagtatatttaggcag gttagcctagctaaacaggatgactacagacaactCTGCAGCATACTAAagcaggttagcctagctaaacaggatgactacagacagctctgcagtatatttaggcag gttagcctagctaaacaggatgactacagacagctctgcagtatatttaggcaggttagcctagctaaacaggatgactacagacagcactgcagtatatttaggcaggttagcctagctaaacaggatgactacagacagctctgcagtatatttaggcag gttagcctagctaaacaggatgactacagacagctctgcagtatatttaggcaggttagcctagctaaacaggatgactacagacagctctgcagtatatttaggcaggttagcctagctaaacaggatgactacagacagctctgcagtatatttaggcaggttagcctagctaaacaggatgactacagacagctctgcagtatatttaggcag gttagcctagctaaacaggatgactacagacagctctgcagtatatttaggcaggttagcctagctaaacaggatgactacagacagctctgcagtatatttaggcaggttagcctagctaaacaggatgaatacagacagctctgcagcatactaaagcaggttagcctagctaaacaggatgaatacagacagctctgcagcatactaaagcaggttagcctagctaaacaggatcactacagacagtacagtagggGGAGAACATAA
- the LOC127925783 gene encoding uncharacterized protein LOC127925783 isoform X9: MPKSQANSDYRQLCSIFRQVSLAKQYDYRQRCSIFRQVSLAKQDDYRQLCSIFRQVSLAKQDDYRQLCSIFRQVSLAKQDDYRQLCSIFRQVSLAKQDDYRHLCSIFRQVSLAKQDDYRHLCSIFRQVSLAKQDDYRQLCSIFRQVSLAKQDDYRQLCSILKQVSLAKQDDYRQHCSIFRQVSLAKQDDYRQLCSIFRQVSLAKQDDYRQLCSIFRQVSLAKQDDYRQLCSIFRQVSLAKQDDYRQLCSIFRQVSLAKQDDYRQLCSIFRQVSLAKQDDYRQLCSILKQVSLAKQDDYRQLCSIFRQVSLAKQDDYRQLCSIFRQVSLAKQDDYRQLCSIFRQVSLAKQDDYRQLCSILKQVSLAKQDDYRQHCSIFRQVSLAKQDDYRQLCSIFRQVSLAKQDDYRQLCSIFRQVSLAKQDEYRQLCSILKQVSLAKQDEYRQLCSILKQVSLAKQDHYRQYSRGRT, from the exons ATGCCCAAGTCCCAGGCCAATAGTGACTACAGACaactctgcagtatatttaggcaggttagcctagctaaacagtATGACTACAGACAGCgctgcagtatatttaggcaggttagcctagctaaacaggatgactacagacagctctgcagtatatttaggcaggttagcctagctaaacaggatgactacagacagctctgcagtatatttaggcag gttagcctagctaaacaggatgactacagacaactctgcagtatatttaggcaggttagcctagctaaacaggatgactacagacatctctgcagtatatttaggcaggttagcctagctaaacaggatgactacagacatctctgcagtatatttaggcaggttagcctagctaaacaggatgactacagacagctctgcagtatatttaggcag gttagcctagctaaacaggatgactacagacaactCTGCAGCATACTAAagcag gttagcctagctaaacaggatgactacagacagcactgcagtatatttaggcaggttagcctagctaaacaggatgactacagacagctctgcagtatatttaggcag gttagcctagctaaacaggatgactacagacagctctgcagtatatttaggcaggttagcctagctaaacaggatgactacagacagctctgcagtatatttaggcaggttagcctagctaaacaggatgactacagacagctctgcagtatatttaggcaggttagcctagctaaacaggatgactacagacagctctgcagtatatttaggcaggttagcctagctaaacaggatgactacagacaactCTGCAGCATACTAAagcaggttagcctagctaaacaggatgactacagacaactctgcagtatatttaggcaggttagcctagctaaacaggatgactacagacaactctgcagtatatttaggcaggttagcctagctaaacaggatgactacagacagctctgcagtatatttaggcag gttagcctagctaaacaggatgactacagacaactCTGCAGCATACTAAagcaggttagcctagctaaacaggatgactacagacagcactgcagtatatttaggcaggttagcctagctaaacaggatgactacagacagctctgcagtatatttaggcaggttagcctagctaaacaggatgactacagacagctctgcagtatatttaggcaggttagcctagctaaacaggatgaatacagacagctctgcagcatactaaagcaggttagcctagctaaacaggatgaatacagacagctctgcagcatactaaagcaggttagcctagctaaacaggatcactacagacagtacagtagggGGAGAACATAA
- the LOC127925783 gene encoding uncharacterized protein LOC127925783 isoform X38, with protein MPKSQANSDYRQLCSIFRQVSLAKQYDYRQRCSIFRQVSLAKQDDYRQLCSIFRQVSLAKQDDYRQLCSIFRQVSLAKQDDYRQLCSIFRQVSLAKQDDYRHLCSIFRQVSLAKQDDYRHLCSIFRQVSLAKQDDYRQLCSIFRQVSLAKQDDYRQLCSILKQVSLAKQDDYRQLCSIFRQVSLAKQDDYRQLCSIFRQVSLAKQDDYRQHCSIFRQVSLAKQDDYRQLCSIFRQVSLAKQDDYRQLCSIFRQVSLAKQDDYRQLCSIFRQVSLAKQDDYRQLCSILKQVSLAKQDDYRQLCSIFRQVSLAKQDEYRQLCSILKQVSLAKQDEYRQLCSILKQVSLAKQDHYRQYSRGRT; from the exons ATGCCCAAGTCCCAGGCCAATAGTGACTACAGACaactctgcagtatatttaggcaggttagcctagctaaacagtATGACTACAGACAGCgctgcagtatatttaggcaggttagcctagctaaacaggatgactacagacagctctgcagtatatttaggcaggttagcctagctaaacaggatgactacagacagctctgcagtatatttaggcag gttagcctagctaaacaggatgactacagacaactctgcagtatatttaggcaggttagcctagctaaacaggatgactacagacatctctgcagtatatttaggcaggttagcctagctaaacaggatgactacagacatctctgcagtatatttaggcaggttagcctagctaaacaggatgactacagacagctctgcagtatatttaggcag gttagcctagctaaacaggatgactacagacaactCTGCAGCATACTAAagcaggttagcctagctaaacaggatgactacagacagctctgcagtatatttaggcag gttagcctagctaaacaggatgactacagacagctctgcagtatatttaggcaggttagcctagctaaacaggatgactacagacagcactgcagtatatttaggcaggttagcctagctaaacaggatgactacagacagctctgcagtatatttaggcag gttagcctagctaaacaggatgactacagacagctctgcagtatatttaggcaggttagcctagctaaacaggatgactacagacagctctgcagtatatttaggcag gttagcctagctaaacaggatgactacagacaactCTGCAGCATACTAAagcag gttagcctagctaaacaggatgactacagacagctctgcagtatatttaggcaggttagcctagctaaacaggatgaatacagacagctctgcagcatactaaagcaggttagcctagctaaacaggatgaatacagacagctctgcagcatactaaagcaggttagcctagctaaacaggatcactacagacagtacagtagggGGAGAACATAA
- the LOC127925783 gene encoding uncharacterized protein LOC127925783 isoform X5 — protein sequence MPKSQANSDYRQLCSIFRQVSLAKQYDYRQRCSIFRQVSLAKQDDYRQLCSIFRQVSLAKQDDYRQLCSIFRQVSLAKQDDYRQLCSIFRQVSLAKQDDYRHLCSIFRQVSLAKQDDYRHLCSIFRQVSLAKQDDYRQLCSIFRQVSLAKQDDYRQLCSILKQVSLAKQDDYRQLCSIFRQVSLAKQDDYRQLCSIFRQVSLAKQDDYRQLCSIFRQVSLAKQDDYRQLCSIFRQVSLAKQDDYRQLCSIFRQVSLAKQDDYRQLCSIFRQVSLAKQDDYRQLCSIFRQVSLAKQDDYRQLCSILKQVSLAKQDDYRQLCSIFRQVSLAKQDDYRQLCSIFRQVSLAKQDDYRQLCSIFRQVSLAKQDDYRQLCSILKQVSLAKQDDYRQHCSIFRQVSLAKQDDYRQLCSIFRQVSLAKQDDYRQLCSIFRQVSLAKQDEYRQLCSILKQVSLAKQDEYRQLCSILKQVSLAKQDHYRQYSRGRT from the exons ATGCCCAAGTCCCAGGCCAATAGTGACTACAGACaactctgcagtatatttaggcaggttagcctagctaaacagtATGACTACAGACAGCgctgcagtatatttaggcaggttagcctagctaaacaggatgactacagacagctctgcagtatatttaggcaggttagcctagctaaacaggatgactacagacagctctgcagtatatttaggcag gttagcctagctaaacaggatgactacagacaactctgcagtatatttaggcaggttagcctagctaaacaggatgactacagacatctctgcagtatatttaggcaggttagcctagctaaacaggatgactacagacatctctgcagtatatttaggcaggttagcctagctaaacaggatgactacagacagctctgcagtatatttaggcag gttagcctagctaaacaggatgactacagacaactCTGCAGCATACTAAagcaggttagcctagctaaacaggatgactacagacagctctgcagtatatttaggcag gttagcctagctaaacaggatgactacagacagctctgcagtatatttaggcag gttagcctagctaaacaggatgactacagacagctctgcagtatatttaggcag gttagcctagctaaacaggatgactacagacagctctgcagtatatttaggcaggttagcctagctaaacaggatgactacagacagctctgcagtatatttaggcaggttagcctagctaaacaggatgactacagacagctctgcagtatatttaggcaggttagcctagctaaacaggatgactacagacagctctgcagtatatttaggcaggttagcctagctaaacaggatgactacagacaactCTGCAGCATACTAAagcaggttagcctagctaaacaggatgactacagacaactctgcagtatatttaggcaggttagcctagctaaacaggatgactacagacaactctgcagtatatttaggcaggttagcctagctaaacaggatgactacagacagctctgcagtatatttaggcag gttagcctagctaaacaggatgactacagacaactCTGCAGCATACTAAagcaggttagcctagctaaacaggatgactacagacagcactgcagtatatttaggcaggttagcctagctaaacaggatgactacagacagctctgcagtatatttaggcaggttagcctagctaaacaggatgactacagacagctctgcagtatatttaggcaggttagcctagctaaacaggatgaatacagacagctctgcagcatactaaagcaggttagcctagctaaacaggatgaatacagacagctctgcagcatactaaagcaggttagcctagctaaacaggatcactacagacagtacagtagggGGAGAACATAA
- the LOC127925783 gene encoding uncharacterized protein LOC127925783 isoform X31, producing the protein MPKSQANSDYRQLCSIFRQVSLAKQYDYRQRCSIFRQVSLAKQDDYRQLCSIFRQVSLAKQDDYRQLCSIFRQVSLAKQDDYRQLCSIFRQVSLAKQDDYRHLCSIFRQVSLAKQDDYRHLCSIFRQVSLAKQDDYRQLCSIFRQVSLAKQDDYRQLCSILKQVSLAKQDDYRQLCSIFRQVSLAKQDDYRQLCSIFRQVSLAKQDDYRQHCSIFRQVSLAKQDDYRQLCSIFRQVSLAKQDDYRQLCSIFRQVSLAKQDDYRQLCSILKQVSLAKQDDYRQHCSIFRQVSLAKQDDYRQLCSIFRQVSLAKQDDYRQLCSIFRQVSLAKQDEYRQLCSILKQVSLAKQDEYRQLCSILKQVSLAKQDHYRQYSRGRT; encoded by the exons ATGCCCAAGTCCCAGGCCAATAGTGACTACAGACaactctgcagtatatttaggcaggttagcctagctaaacagtATGACTACAGACAGCgctgcagtatatttaggcaggttagcctagctaaacaggatgactacagacagctctgcagtatatttaggcaggttagcctagctaaacaggatgactacagacagctctgcagtatatttaggcag gttagcctagctaaacaggatgactacagacaactctgcagtatatttaggcaggttagcctagctaaacaggatgactacagacatctctgcagtatatttaggcaggttagcctagctaaacaggatgactacagacatctctgcagtatatttaggcaggttagcctagctaaacaggatgactacagacagctctgcagtatatttaggcag gttagcctagctaaacaggatgactacagacaactCTGCAGCATACTAAagcaggttagcctagctaaacaggatgactacagacagctctgcagtatatttaggcag gttagcctagctaaacaggatgactacagacagctctgcagtatatttaggcaggttagcctagctaaacaggatgactacagacagcactgcagtatatttaggcaggttagcctagctaaacaggatgactacagacagctctgcagtatatttaggcag gttagcctagctaaacaggatgactacagacagctctgcagtatatttaggcag gttagcctagctaaacaggatgactacagacaactCTGCAGCATACTAAagcaggttagcctagctaaacaggatgactacagacagcactgcagtatatttaggcaggttagcctagctaaacaggatgactacagacagctctgcagtatatttaggcaggttagcctagctaaacaggatgactacagacagctctgcagtatatttaggcaggttagcctagctaaacaggatgaatacagacagctctgcagcatactaaagcaggttagcctagctaaacaggatgaatacagacagctctgcagcatactaaagcaggttagcctagctaaacaggatcactacagacagtacagtagggGGAGAACATAA
- the LOC127925783 gene encoding uncharacterized protein LOC127925783 isoform X8 — MPKSQANSDYRQLCSIFRQVSLAKQYDYRQRCSIFRQVSLAKQDDYRQLCSIFRQVSLAKQDDYRQLCSIFRQVSLAKQDDYRQLCSIFRQVSLAKQDDYRHLCSIFRQVSLAKQDDYRHLCSIFRQVSLAKQDDYRQLCSIFRQVSLAKQDDYRQLCSILKQVSLAKQDDYRQLCSIFRQVSLAKQDDYRQLCSIFRQVSLAKQDDYRQLCSIFRQVSLAKQDDYRQLCSIFRQVSLAKQDDYRQLCSIFRQVSLAKQDDYRQLCSIFRQVSLAKQDDYRQLCSILKQVSLAKQDDYRQLCSIFRQVSLAKQDDYRQLCSIFRQVSLAKQDDYRQLCSIFRQVSLAKQDDYRQLCSILKQVSLAKQDDYRQHCSIFRQVSLAKQDDYRQLCSIFRQVSLAKQDDYRQLCSIFRQVSLAKQDEYRQLCSILKQVSLAKQDEYRQLCSILKQVSLAKQDHYRQYSRGRT; from the exons ATGCCCAAGTCCCAGGCCAATAGTGACTACAGACaactctgcagtatatttaggcaggttagcctagctaaacagtATGACTACAGACAGCgctgcagtatatttaggcaggttagcctagctaaacaggatgactacagacagctctgcagtatatttaggcaggttagcctagctaaacaggatgactacagacagctctgcagtatatttaggcag gttagcctagctaaacaggatgactacagacaactctgcagtatatttaggcaggttagcctagctaaacaggatgactacagacatctctgcagtatatttaggcaggttagcctagctaaacaggatgactacagacatctctgcagtatatttaggcaggttagcctagctaaacaggatgactacagacagctctgcagtatatttaggcag gttagcctagctaaacaggatgactacagacaactCTGCAGCATACTAAagcaggttagcctagctaaacaggatgactacagacagctctgcagtatatttaggcag gttagcctagctaaacaggatgactacagacagctctgcagtatatttaggcag gttagcctagctaaacaggatgactacagacagctctgcagtatatttaggcaggttagcctagctaaacaggatgactacagacagctctgcagtatatttaggcaggttagcctagctaaacaggatgactacagacagctctgcagtatatttaggcaggttagcctagctaaacaggatgactacagacagctctgcagtatatttaggcaggttagcctagctaaacaggatgactacagacaactCTGCAGCATACTAAagcaggttagcctagctaaacaggatgactacagacaactctgcagtatatttaggcaggttagcctagctaaacaggatgactacagacaactctgcagtatatttaggcaggttagcctagctaaacaggatgactacagacagctctgcagtatatttaggcag gttagcctagctaaacaggatgactacagacaactCTGCAGCATACTAAagcaggttagcctagctaaacaggatgactacagacagcactgcagtatatttaggcaggttagcctagctaaacaggatgactacagacagctctgcagtatatttaggcaggttagcctagctaaacaggatgactacagacagctctgcagtatatttaggcaggttagcctagctaaacaggatgaatacagacagctctgcagcatactaaagcaggttagcctagctaaacaggatgaatacagacagctctgcagcatactaaagcaggttagcctagctaaacaggatcactacagacagtacagtagggGGAGAACATAA
- the LOC127925783 gene encoding uncharacterized protein LOC127925783 isoform X28 codes for MPKSQANSDYRQLCSIFRQVSLAKQYDYRQRCSIFRQVSLAKQDDYRQLCSIFRQVSLAKQDDYRQLCSIFRQVSLAKQDDYRQLCSIFRQVSLAKQDDYRHLCSIFRQVSLAKQDDYRHLCSIFRQVSLAKQDDYRQLCSIFRQVSLAKQDDYRQLCSILKQVSLAKQDDYRQLCSIFRQVSLAKQDDYRQLCSIFRQVSLAKQDDYRQHCSIFRQVSLAKQDDYRQLCSIFRQVSLAKQDDYRQLCSIFRQVSLAKQDDYRQLCSIFRQVSLAKQDDYRQLCSIFRQVSLAKQDDYRQLCSIFRQVSLAKQDDYRQLCSILKQVSLAKQDDYRQLCSIFRQVSLAKQDEYRQLCSILKQVSLAKQDEYRQLCSILKQVSLAKQDHYRQYSRGRT; via the exons ATGCCCAAGTCCCAGGCCAATAGTGACTACAGACaactctgcagtatatttaggcaggttagcctagctaaacagtATGACTACAGACAGCgctgcagtatatttaggcaggttagcctagctaaacaggatgactacagacagctctgcagtatatttaggcaggttagcctagctaaacaggatgactacagacagctctgcagtatatttaggcag gttagcctagctaaacaggatgactacagacaactctgcagtatatttaggcaggttagcctagctaaacaggatgactacagacatctctgcagtatatttaggcaggttagcctagctaaacaggatgactacagacatctctgcagtatatttaggcaggttagcctagctaaacaggatgactacagacagctctgcagtatatttaggcag gttagcctagctaaacaggatgactacagacaactCTGCAGCATACTAAagcaggttagcctagctaaacaggatgactacagacagctctgcagtatatttaggcag gttagcctagctaaacaggatgactacagacagctctgcagtatatttaggcaggttagcctagctaaacaggatgactacagacagcactgcagtatatttaggcaggttagcctagctaaacaggatgactacagacagctctgcagtatatttaggcag gttagcctagctaaacaggatgactacagacagctctgcagtatatttaggcaggttagcctagctaaacaggatgactacagacagctctgcagtatatttaggcaggttagcctagctaaacaggatgactacagacagctctgcagtatatttaggcaggttagcctagctaaacaggatgactacagacagctctgcagtatatttaggcaggttagcctagctaaacaggatgactacagacaactCTGCAGCATACTAAagcag gttagcctagctaaacaggatgactacagacagctctgcagtatatttaggcaggttagcctagctaaacaggatgaatacagacagctctgcagcatactaaagcaggttagcctagctaaacaggatgaatacagacagctctgcagcatactaaagcaggttagcctagctaaacaggatcactacagacagtacagtagggGGAGAACATAA